In a genomic window of Nodosilinea sp. PGN35:
- a CDS encoding tyrosine-protein kinase domain-containing protein — MPFPSPNSQQTNGNGHGPVKPGFVPVVAPPLLIEQGDDLSLGRLAEVFQRRMGVLLSVAALSFGGLTLWHLSRPPAYSGSASLLVEPVTAANNLGIETLTGVPGASSSRLDYTSQIRVLRGPAVINPILANIQQRYPNITYGALLGGLTISQEGESKVLRIGYSDADPAVVAFVLTELVEGFINYSVQDRQGDMRRGLTFLDEQLQEKWQEVAAIEDDLSEFQKRYDLVNVNATSESVTQRLNQMLADQEQLRVQITALDPLYDSLRQQVGFEPNTAIRVANLNESPTYQALLGDLREIEQRIAAESARFQADTPMIEALSDQRQQLLPLLEAEAQRLVGAAVEADSLGYQGSVSRNLMQQLVDTANQRQVLQTQDQAIGQAVQQLRAEIQRLADLSRSFQQISRELTVAENSLDQLLASRQDLRFQMARQTSPWELISPLNESSITKITNLRRKLLLSAAVGLLLGGVAALLRDRIDQAFHNTDELVKTTQLPNLAAVPAAPALQRQPLLMVPNLSATMADVLTQDQSPDKLYTSFSFAEAFYSLEANLRMLSSDTPIQVVALTSSEPGEGKSTMCAHLAIAAANMGRRVLLIDGDLRKPSQHLIFSQPNHQGLSDLITQPIDDPTDLVQVMPGNPNLHLLTAGARPPAPGRLLSSRKMQQITEQYRRHFDLIIFDTPPLAGGMVDAKLTAAHADGLLLVVRLHRSERSAIQRVLADLGNTAQAPLLGLVVNGVPQNRQSGYDYYYGYYGRPGVAAGRR, encoded by the coding sequence ATGCCTTTTCCCTCTCCCAATTCTCAGCAGACCAACGGTAACGGCCATGGCCCTGTCAAGCCTGGTTTTGTCCCTGTTGTGGCTCCGCCATTGCTGATAGAGCAGGGAGATGACTTGAGCTTGGGGCGGCTCGCAGAGGTATTTCAGCGGCGGATGGGCGTGCTTTTGAGTGTGGCAGCCCTGTCCTTTGGGGGGCTGACCCTCTGGCATTTAAGTCGCCCACCGGCCTACAGCGGCAGTGCCAGCCTGCTGGTGGAACCCGTCACCGCAGCGAATAATTTAGGCATAGAGACTTTGACTGGCGTCCCTGGCGCGTCCAGTTCTAGGCTCGACTACACGAGCCAAATTCGGGTGCTGCGCGGCCCGGCGGTGATCAATCCCATTCTGGCCAATATTCAGCAGCGCTACCCCAATATTACCTACGGCGCTCTGCTCGGCGGCCTGACCATCAGTCAGGAGGGCGAATCTAAGGTACTGCGCATCGGCTACAGTGACGCCGACCCGGCGGTGGTGGCCTTTGTGCTCACCGAGCTGGTCGAAGGGTTTATCAACTACAGCGTGCAGGATCGCCAGGGGGACATGCGCCGGGGGCTGACGTTTTTAGACGAACAGCTTCAGGAAAAATGGCAAGAGGTTGCGGCCATTGAGGATGATCTCAGCGAGTTTCAAAAGCGCTACGACCTGGTCAACGTCAACGCGACGAGCGAAAGCGTTACCCAGCGGCTCAACCAGATGCTGGCCGACCAGGAACAGCTGCGGGTGCAGATTACAGCCCTAGATCCCCTCTACGACAGTCTGCGACAGCAGGTGGGTTTTGAACCCAATACCGCCATTCGGGTGGCCAACCTCAATGAGTCTCCTACCTACCAGGCGCTGCTGGGGGATTTGCGCGAGATTGAGCAGAGGATTGCCGCTGAGTCAGCACGGTTTCAGGCCGACACTCCGATGATTGAGGCTCTGAGCGATCAGCGCCAGCAGCTGCTGCCCCTGCTTGAGGCCGAGGCCCAGCGCCTGGTGGGGGCTGCGGTAGAGGCTGACAGCCTGGGCTACCAGGGGTCGGTGAGTCGAAATTTGATGCAGCAGCTCGTGGATACGGCCAACCAGAGGCAGGTGCTGCAAACCCAGGATCAGGCGATTGGCCAGGCTGTGCAGCAGCTGCGGGCCGAGATTCAGCGGCTGGCGGATCTCTCCCGGTCGTTTCAGCAGATCAGCCGCGAGCTGACGGTGGCGGAAAACAGTCTCGATCAGCTGTTGGCGAGCCGTCAAGACCTGCGGTTTCAAATGGCGCGCCAGACCTCGCCCTGGGAGCTGATTTCTCCCCTCAATGAGTCCAGCATTACTAAGATTACCAATCTGCGCCGCAAGCTGCTGCTCAGCGCTGCGGTGGGCCTGCTGCTGGGAGGGGTGGCAGCGCTGCTGCGCGATCGCATTGACCAGGCTTTCCACAACACCGACGAGCTGGTAAAAACCACTCAGTTGCCCAATCTGGCCGCCGTGCCTGCGGCTCCGGCGCTGCAGCGGCAGCCGCTGCTGATGGTGCCCAATCTGTCGGCCACTATGGCCGATGTGCTGACTCAAGATCAAAGCCCCGACAAGCTGTACACCTCCTTTAGCTTTGCCGAGGCGTTTTACTCGCTGGAGGCCAACCTGCGCATGCTCAGCTCCGACACCCCCATCCAGGTGGTGGCGCTGACCTCCTCAGAGCCGGGCGAGGGGAAATCAACTATGTGCGCTCACCTGGCGATCGCCGCCGCCAACATGGGCCGTCGAGTGCTGTTGATCGATGGCGATCTGCGCAAGCCCAGTCAGCATCTGATTTTTAGCCAGCCCAACCACCAGGGCCTCAGCGACTTGATCACCCAACCCATCGACGACCCGACCGATCTGGTGCAGGTGATGCCGGGCAATCCCAATTTGCACCTGCTGACGGCGGGGGCGCGGCCCCCGGCCCCTGGGCGGCTGCTGTCGTCGCGCAAAATGCAGCAGATTACCGAGCAGTACCGTCGCCACTTCGACCTGATTATTTTTGATACCCCACCTTTGGCGGGAGGGATGGTAGACGCCAAGCTCACAGCCGCCCACGCCGACGGTCTACTGCTGGTGGTGCGGCTCCATCGGTCTGAGCGATCGGCAATTCAGCGGGTGCTGGCCGATCTGGGCAATACGGCCCAGGCCCCGCTGCTGGGTCTGGTGGTCAATGGTGTGCCCCAAAATCGCCAGAGTGGCTACGACTATTACTACGGCTACTACGGTCGCCCTGGGGTGGCCGCTGGGCGTAGATGA
- a CDS encoding SLBB domain-containing protein, translating into MARVRPMDWAVGGLLVAALGGLPGMAQAEPLPLNSPAEPAETVPPSQPGPGSGWLGPETPGLGTAGASFPEAYVLGPGDRIRIDIFNIPEFSGPENGTHEVLVDGTLTLPMAGTVAVQGLTLAETQAALTASYARLLTRPPQLTVTLLSARPVRVVVAGEVNRPGTYTIELETESSGSSGGGGRQWPTLTQLIQAAGGITQQANIKDIQVRRPQRQGDAILTTSLWDLIRTGDISQDVRLRDGDTIVIPKAVAILPEESVAISSANFSPEDMPVQVVGEVASPGGVTLPANATLNQAILAAGGFERSRAQNSRVQLVRLNPDGSVDQRTVDVDLAAAANDATNPILRPNDVVIVDRNVAAAAGDTLGLFLRPFTSLTTVLRLLGF; encoded by the coding sequence ATGGCCCGCGTTCGACCGATGGACTGGGCAGTGGGGGGGCTGCTGGTCGCTGCCCTCGGTGGTTTACCTGGTATGGCCCAGGCTGAACCCCTGCCCCTGAACAGCCCGGCAGAGCCCGCCGAGACCGTCCCACCCAGCCAGCCTGGCCCTGGGTCAGGCTGGCTAGGGCCAGAGACCCCTGGCCTGGGCACCGCTGGGGCGAGCTTTCCTGAGGCCTACGTGCTGGGGCCGGGCGATCGCATCCGCATCGATATTTTCAACATTCCAGAATTCAGCGGCCCCGAAAACGGCACCCACGAGGTGCTGGTGGACGGCACGCTCACCCTGCCCATGGCCGGTACCGTAGCTGTCCAGGGGCTGACCCTGGCTGAAACCCAGGCCGCCCTGACCGCCAGCTATGCTCGGCTGCTCACCCGCCCGCCCCAGCTTACCGTCACCCTGCTGTCGGCCCGTCCGGTGCGGGTGGTGGTGGCGGGCGAAGTCAACCGGCCCGGCACCTACACCATTGAGCTTGAGACCGAGAGCAGCGGCAGCAGCGGGGGAGGCGGTCGCCAGTGGCCCACCCTGACTCAGCTGATTCAGGCGGCGGGGGGTATTACCCAGCAGGCCAACATCAAAGACATTCAGGTGCGGCGACCCCAGCGCCAGGGGGATGCCATTCTCACCACCAGTCTGTGGGATTTGATTCGCACTGGCGACATCAGCCAGGATGTGCGGCTGCGGGACGGCGACACCATTGTGATTCCCAAGGCCGTCGCGATCTTGCCCGAGGAGTCGGTGGCAATTTCTAGCGCCAACTTTTCTCCAGAGGACATGCCGGTGCAGGTCGTAGGGGAAGTCGCCAGCCCCGGTGGCGTCACCCTACCCGCCAACGCCACCCTAAACCAGGCAATTTTGGCCGCTGGCGGGTTTGAGCGTAGCCGGGCCCAGAACTCCAGGGTTCAGCTAGTGCGGCTGAACCCCGACGGCAGCGTTGACCAACGCACGGTGGATGTCGATCTGGCCGCCGCTGCCAATGACGCCACCAATCCAATTTTGCGCCCCAACGATGTGGTGATTGTTGATCGCAACGTCGCGGCGGCAGCGGGGGACACCCTGGGACTCTTTCTGCGCCCGTTTACGTCTTTAACCACGGTTTTGAGGCTGCTTGGGTTTTAG
- a CDS encoding peptidylprolyl isomerase, whose amino-acid sequence MSTPSTQDFDPVLHIGNQVLTSAEVVPLLQGYGMLPALIKELVIDQAIAPVTLTPEQTAQALEQFLQANQVTTPEQQQAFLAQRGLAEADLTRLAERFLKLQQYKLDTWGHQVESYFLQRKSRLDRVLYSLIRTQDAGLAQELYFRVQDDGQPLADLARQYSEGQEAQTGGLIGPVELSVPHPSLARLLAISQPGQLWPPTRVGEWFVVVRLEKFLPARLDAPTRQRLIDELFTTWLAEQVQREMQTNCRPQTP is encoded by the coding sequence GTGAGTACTCCCTCTACTCAAGATTTCGACCCGGTGCTGCACATTGGCAATCAAGTTTTGACCTCTGCCGAAGTGGTGCCCCTGCTGCAGGGCTACGGCATGCTGCCCGCGCTCATCAAAGAACTGGTGATCGATCAGGCGATCGCCCCTGTCACCCTGACCCCAGAGCAAACTGCCCAGGCTCTAGAGCAGTTTCTCCAGGCCAACCAGGTCACTACCCCCGAGCAGCAGCAGGCATTTTTAGCCCAGCGAGGGCTGGCTGAGGCCGACCTCACCCGATTGGCCGAGCGGTTTCTCAAGCTTCAGCAGTACAAACTCGACACCTGGGGGCACCAGGTCGAGTCCTATTTTTTGCAGCGCAAGAGCCGTCTCGATCGGGTGCTGTACTCCCTGATTCGCACCCAGGATGCGGGTCTGGCCCAGGAGCTTTATTTTCGCGTGCAGGACGACGGCCAGCCCCTGGCCGACCTGGCCCGCCAGTACTCTGAGGGGCAGGAGGCCCAAACCGGCGGTCTGATTGGCCCGGTGGAGCTATCGGTACCGCACCCCTCCCTGGCCCGCCTGCTTGCCATCAGCCAGCCGGGGCAGCTCTGGCCCCCAACGCGGGTGGGGGAGTGGTTTGTGGTTGTGCGCCTGGAGAAATTTTTGCCGGCTCGTCTCGATGCCCCCACCCGCCAGCGCCTGATCGATGAGCTGTTTACCACCTGGCTCGCCGAGCAGGTGCAGCGGGAGATGCAGACCAACTGCCGCCCACAGACTCCCTAG
- a CDS encoding isopenicillin N synthase family oxygenase, with the protein MTRPAIPVVSYQDLVGPRAERQRAIATLGQALEETGFFILEPHPVSPEVVRRAYQVATEFFALPNAAKTQYALPEHQGKGGFSSFGSERAKGHSMPDLKEFWHVNHHSLADDSGAPWPQEVPSFRPVMTRLYQQLMACAEVLLAACSDYLAQPSDWLGAMATGGNTVLRLVHYPPVGQAAPGSLRAAPHEDINLITLLCEATAPGLEILTQAGQWLPIQTTPGQIVVDTGDMLQNLTNGLFKSTTHRVVNPQSGSQARLSMPFFVHPRPETDLTPLHSLVDRTGGVPQFPPITAADYLAQRLREIQVASVG; encoded by the coding sequence ATGACCCGGCCTGCCATTCCCGTAGTGTCTTACCAAGATTTAGTTGGCCCTCGGGCAGAGCGGCAGCGGGCGATCGCCACCCTCGGCCAGGCCCTTGAAGAGACAGGATTTTTCATTCTTGAACCCCACCCGGTCTCGCCGGAGGTCGTGCGGCGGGCCTACCAGGTGGCGACGGAGTTTTTTGCTCTCCCCAACGCGGCCAAAACCCAGTACGCTCTTCCCGAGCACCAGGGCAAGGGAGGCTTTTCGAGCTTTGGCAGCGAGCGGGCCAAGGGGCACAGCATGCCCGACCTAAAGGAGTTCTGGCACGTCAACCACCACAGCCTCGCCGACGACTCCGGTGCCCCCTGGCCCCAGGAAGTCCCCTCCTTTCGCCCGGTGATGACTCGCCTTTACCAGCAGCTCATGGCCTGCGCAGAGGTGCTGCTGGCGGCCTGTAGCGACTATTTAGCTCAGCCCAGCGACTGGCTTGGAGCCATGGCCACGGGGGGCAACACGGTGCTGCGCCTGGTTCACTACCCGCCCGTGGGCCAGGCCGCGCCGGGCAGTCTGCGGGCGGCCCCCCACGAAGACATCAATCTGATTACGCTGCTCTGCGAAGCCACCGCCCCAGGGCTCGAAATTTTGACCCAGGCAGGCCAGTGGCTCCCGATTCAAACCACCCCCGGCCAGATTGTGGTCGATACCGGCGACATGCTGCAAAACCTCACCAATGGGCTCTTCAAGAGCACTACTCACCGAGTGGTCAATCCCCAGTCCGGCAGTCAGGCCCGACTCTCGATGCCGTTTTTTGTCCATCCTCGCCCTGAGACCGACCTCACCCCCCTCCACAGCCTGGTCGATCGCACGGGCGGGGTGCCCCAGTTTCCGCCAATCACCGCCGCCGATTACCTGGCCCAGCGGCTGAGAGAGATTCAGGTGGCGTCGGTGGGGTAG
- a CDS encoding site-2 protease family protein has protein sequence MVITGLILLAAIAILVWGYRRALPYGTVGILAWLQSVVLMTPWLLFFGLFALGIYINLAGVLLLLLGSTGLYIYLGRRLRALGQDLLSTQRPAPAVDNSPERADGEPLDQPVAVPAAAPEAIAIPPEDLTQIEGIFGLDTYFRTETIPYDQGAIFRGNLRGEAAATQAKLAELLQERLGDRYRLFLVENLEQKPTVVVLPATADPAKTTPAQWALAGVLAIATVFTSLEAGAILQGFDLLQEFSRWRAALPFLLALLVILLSHEAGHWVAARRYGVRLSPPFLIPAWQIGAFGSLTRFESLLANRSVLFDIALAGPAAGGIISLAMLVGGLLLSHPGSAFQIPSGFFQGSVLIGALAKVVLGSALQEPLVDIHPLTIMGWLGLVITALNLMPAGQLDGGRMVQAIYGRKTANRTTVFTLVVLALVALANPLALYWAGVIVILQRTLERPCLNDISEPNDARAALGLLALFLALTVLLPLTPSLAGRLGIGV, from the coding sequence ATGGTAATTACTGGATTGATTTTGCTGGCCGCGATCGCGATTTTGGTCTGGGGCTACCGCCGGGCGCTGCCCTACGGCACCGTGGGCATTTTGGCCTGGCTGCAATCGGTGGTGCTGATGACCCCGTGGCTGCTGTTCTTTGGGCTATTTGCCCTGGGCATCTACATTAACCTGGCCGGGGTACTGCTGCTGTTGCTGGGCTCTACGGGCCTCTATATCTACCTGGGGCGACGGCTGCGGGCGCTGGGGCAAGACCTGCTCTCTACCCAGCGACCAGCCCCAGCGGTAGACAATTCTCCCGAGCGGGCCGATGGCGAGCCCCTTGACCAGCCGGTTGCCGTCCCTGCCGCTGCCCCCGAGGCGATCGCCATTCCGCCGGAGGATCTAACGCAGATTGAAGGCATTTTTGGCCTCGACACCTACTTTCGCACCGAGACCATTCCCTACGATCAGGGGGCGATTTTTCGCGGCAACCTGCGGGGTGAGGCGGCGGCAACCCAGGCCAAGCTGGCGGAGCTGTTGCAGGAGCGGCTGGGCGATCGCTACCGCCTGTTTTTAGTCGAAAACCTGGAGCAAAAGCCCACGGTGGTGGTGCTGCCCGCCACCGCCGACCCGGCCAAGACCACCCCGGCCCAGTGGGCCCTGGCGGGGGTGCTGGCGATCGCCACCGTCTTCACCAGCCTAGAAGCGGGGGCTATTTTGCAGGGCTTTGACCTGCTGCAAGAGTTTTCCCGCTGGCGGGCGGCCCTGCCCTTTCTGCTGGCCCTGCTGGTCATTTTGCTCAGCCACGAAGCTGGTCACTGGGTGGCCGCCCGCCGCTACGGCGTGCGCCTCAGCCCCCCTTTTCTTATCCCTGCCTGGCAGATTGGTGCTTTTGGCAGCCTCACCCGGTTTGAATCCCTGCTGGCCAACCGCAGCGTGCTGTTTGACATTGCCCTGGCCGGGCCAGCCGCTGGCGGGATCATCTCCCTGGCTATGCTGGTGGGCGGGCTGCTGCTGTCCCACCCCGGCAGCGCCTTTCAGATCCCCTCGGGGTTCTTTCAAGGGTCGGTGCTGATCGGGGCTCTGGCTAAGGTCGTGCTCGGCTCGGCCCTGCAAGAACCCCTGGTAGATATTCACCCGCTCACGATTATGGGCTGGCTGGGGCTGGTGATTACCGCCCTCAACCTCATGCCTGCTGGGCAGCTCGACGGTGGCCGCATGGTGCAGGCCATCTACGGCCGCAAAACCGCCAACCGCACGACGGTGTTTACCCTGGTGGTACTGGCCCTGGTGGCGTTGGCCAACCCCCTGGCCCTCTACTGGGCCGGGGTGATCGTGATCTTGCAGCGCACCCTGGAGCGTCCCTGCCTCAACGATATTTCTGAACCCAACGACGCCCGCGCCGCCCTGGGGCTGCTGGCCCTGTTTTTAGCCCTGACGGTGCTGCTGCCCCTGACGCCGAGTTTGGCGGGTCGTCTGGGCATTGGAGTGTGA
- a CDS encoding pentapeptide repeat-containing protein, whose translation MTPPPDPAQPPLPTAAPDNGSGAAPGQLVVRSHPSELPPENSPAAARLDLDPSDPANVEPLLADPAITSASAVTIVAVAVIGLGLMTNSFWLTLAGSLVATVVSIRLMWPFFQEVLGELSPRQQSLLIAIPGVLIGLAGLLNITGINRAILTWGLTLRWDILGALGDFLGAIGQIFIAFLALFVAWRQYVISRDLTKQQNLITQQQTIDAYFQGISELVLDEEGLLEDWPQERIIAEARTAAILSSVDAGGKAKVVRFLSRSKLLTPLRRDNRLGRPILDGRGGYEEDRLSGTRVIDLGAMLAAADLSSTDLRWADLSETNLIRADLRRADLVRTNFARSILYQANLSGADLMEARLFYGSVETATPRTRTGTPDYTTGVNTGAVVEGANFSGVYRLSEEQRRYIGAWGGEATRATVPGGCADIPNLLGR comes from the coding sequence ATGACTCCACCTCCCGACCCCGCTCAGCCCCCGCTACCGACCGCTGCCCCAGACAACGGCAGCGGCGCTGCCCCTGGGCAGTTGGTCGTGCGATCGCACCCCAGCGAGCTGCCGCCGGAGAATTCTCCGGCGGCAGCTCGCCTCGATTTAGATCCCTCCGACCCAGCGAATGTTGAGCCTCTGCTGGCTGACCCGGCGATCACCTCGGCCAGCGCCGTTACCATCGTGGCGGTGGCGGTCATTGGCCTGGGGTTGATGACCAACAGTTTTTGGCTCACCCTGGCGGGGTCTCTAGTGGCTACGGTGGTGTCGATTCGGCTGATGTGGCCCTTCTTTCAAGAGGTGCTGGGGGAGCTGTCGCCCCGCCAGCAGTCGCTGCTGATCGCCATCCCTGGCGTGCTGATTGGGCTGGCGGGGCTGCTGAATATCACCGGCATCAACCGCGCCATTTTGACCTGGGGCCTGACCCTGCGGTGGGATATTCTGGGGGCCTTGGGGGACTTTTTGGGGGCGATCGGGCAGATTTTTATCGCCTTTCTGGCCCTGTTTGTCGCCTGGCGGCAGTACGTCATCTCCCGCGATCTGACCAAGCAGCAAAACCTGATTACCCAACAGCAGACCATCGACGCCTACTTTCAAGGCATTTCAGAACTGGTGCTCGACGAAGAGGGGCTACTCGAAGACTGGCCCCAGGAGCGCATCATTGCCGAAGCCCGCACCGCCGCCATTCTCAGCAGCGTCGATGCCGGGGGCAAGGCCAAGGTGGTGCGCTTCCTCTCCCGCTCTAAGCTGCTCACCCCCCTGCGCCGCGACAACCGCCTGGGTCGCCCCATTTTAGACGGCCGGGGCGGCTACGAAGAAGACCGGCTCAGCGGCACCCGCGTGATCGACTTGGGGGCTATGCTAGCCGCCGCCGACCTGTCGAGCACCGACCTGCGCTGGGCCGACCTGAGCGAAACCAACCTGATTCGCGCCGACCTGCGCCGCGCCGACCTGGTGCGAACCAATTTTGCCCGCTCTATTTTGTACCAGGCCAACCTCTCGGGGGCCGACCTGATGGAGGCGCGACTGTTCTACGGCAGTGTTGAAACCGCCACCCCCCGCACCCGCACCGGCACCCCCGACTACACCACCGGGGTCAACACCGGAGCCGTAGTCGAAGGGGCTAACTTTAGCGGCGTGTACCGCCTGTCTGAGGAACAGCGCCGCTACATCGGAGCCTGGGGCGGTGAGGCCACCCGCGCCACAGTGCCCGGCGGTTGTGCAGATATTCCCAATCTGCTAGGACGCTAG
- a CDS encoding transglutaminase family protein, with the protein MSVIYEVEHVTTYRYAKPVNFGPHKAMFLPRGNYSGRLLEYAIDVNVPAQVHWISDTLSNNVAVIDIGAPAQELTFTCRFRGEHFGTKGIDNFPLDPRAEEVPVQYTPDEWTDLAVYLRPHAEDPDGSVAAWAKSFVAGDRDRTSDVLNRIMNTIRDTVTYRSREEEGTQPPGETLRLKSGTCRDYAWLMMEALRRLGIACRFVSGYLYDSALDGGDVGMTGSGATHAWLQVYLPGAGWLVYDPTNRLTEGFDLIAVAIARHPGQAIPLAGSWFGDPGDYLGMEVSVAVRKLGATPEFT; encoded by the coding sequence ATGTCGGTGATTTACGAAGTTGAGCACGTTACCACCTACCGCTACGCGAAGCCTGTCAACTTTGGCCCCCACAAGGCGATGTTTCTGCCTCGGGGCAACTACAGCGGGCGGCTGTTGGAGTATGCCATTGATGTGAATGTGCCCGCTCAGGTGCATTGGATCAGCGATACCCTCTCGAACAATGTGGCGGTAATTGACATCGGTGCACCGGCTCAAGAACTGACGTTTACCTGCCGGTTTCGGGGCGAACACTTTGGCACTAAGGGCATTGATAACTTTCCCCTCGACCCGAGGGCAGAGGAGGTGCCGGTGCAGTACACCCCCGACGAGTGGACAGATTTAGCGGTATATCTGCGGCCCCACGCCGAAGACCCCGATGGCTCGGTGGCGGCCTGGGCCAAGAGCTTTGTGGCGGGCGATCGCGATCGCACCAGCGACGTGCTGAATCGCATTATGAACACCATTCGCGACACCGTTACCTACCGATCGCGGGAGGAGGAGGGCACCCAGCCACCGGGGGAAACCCTGCGGCTGAAGTCGGGCACCTGCCGCGACTACGCCTGGCTGATGATGGAAGCCCTGCGGCGGCTGGGGATAGCTTGCCGATTTGTGTCGGGCTACCTGTACGACTCGGCCCTGGACGGCGGCGATGTGGGCATGACCGGCTCAGGGGCCACCCACGCCTGGCTTCAGGTCTATCTGCCGGGGGCGGGGTGGCTGGTGTACGACCCCACCAACCGCCTGACTGAAGGGTTTGATTTGATTGCGGTGGCGATCGCCCGTCACCCCGGCCAGGCCATTCCCCTGGCGGGGTCGTGGTTTGGCGACCCAGGCGACTACCTGGGTATGGAGGTCTCGGTGGCGGTGCGGAAGCTGGGGGCAACGCCGGAGTTTACGTGA
- a CDS encoding DUF29 domain-containing protein, protein MSPPETSPGWENSIATEDFYELDFYAWVQQQAQFLHARQWHHIDLPNLIEEIESLGKQQRQELRNRLSVLLGHLLRWHFQPQQRRRSWLATLRVQRRDILRLLDENPSLKPYLEEALADAYANGRDLAMGETNLPEATFPLGCPYSLTDILAKDFYPGEPSDLLKG, encoded by the coding sequence GTGTCGCCCCCCGAAACCAGCCCAGGTTGGGAGAATTCTATCGCCACGGAAGATTTCTACGAATTAGATTTCTACGCCTGGGTACAGCAACAGGCTCAGTTTCTCCACGCCCGACAGTGGCACCACATCGATCTGCCCAATTTAATTGAGGAGATTGAATCGTTGGGCAAACAGCAGCGTCAAGAGCTTCGTAATCGACTCAGCGTTTTGCTAGGGCACCTGCTGAGATGGCACTTCCAGCCCCAACAGCGCCGCCGCAGCTGGCTTGCCACGCTACGAGTTCAGCGCCGCGACATCCTGCGATTACTCGATGAAAACCCCAGCCTCAAACCCTATTTAGAAGAGGCATTAGCCGATGCCTACGCCAACGGGAGGGATTTGGCGATGGGTGAAACTAACCTGCCAGAGGCGACTTTCCCACTAGGTTGCCCCTACAGCTTGACCGATATCTTGGCAAAGGATTTTTATCCTGGCGAACCCAGCGATTTGTTGAAGGGCTGA
- the bioA gene encoding adenosylmethionine--8-amino-7-oxononanoate transaminase gives MNTLPIDELMALDRRHVWHPYAAMPGTGPVFPVKSAQGVYLELETGERLVDGMSSWWTCIHGYSHPRLNQAAQEQMGRMSHVMFGGLTHQPAVQLAQKLVRMTPEALQQVFFCDSGSVAVEVAMKLAIQYWHNRGDPQKQHFLTIRNGYHGDTFAAMAVCDPVNGMHHLFRHSLVEQYFADAPQIPFEGVWEEGDIASFEAVLARHHGEIAAAIFEPVVQGAGGMRIYSPQYVRRARELCDEYGVLLILDEIATGFGRTGKLFACQYAGITPDIMCIGKALTGGFMSLAATLTTGHISETFAQGEAGVFMHGPTFMGNPLACAVALENLNLLASYDWVARVWAIEAQLKRELAPCRDLPTVRDVRVLGAIGVVELHEPVDMAVVQPQFVQHGVWLRPFGRLVYTMPPYIIEPEQLRQITQAIYAVLSQE, from the coding sequence ATGAATACGCTGCCGATTGATGAACTGATGGCGCTCGATCGCCGACACGTGTGGCATCCCTACGCAGCAATGCCGGGGACAGGGCCAGTTTTTCCAGTGAAGTCGGCCCAGGGAGTCTATCTGGAGCTAGAAACTGGGGAGCGCCTGGTCGATGGCATGTCGTCGTGGTGGACCTGCATCCACGGCTACAGCCACCCTCGGCTAAACCAGGCCGCCCAGGAACAGATGGGCCGCATGAGCCACGTCATGTTTGGCGGGCTGACCCACCAGCCCGCCGTACAGCTGGCCCAGAAGCTAGTGCGGATGACACCAGAGGCCTTGCAGCAGGTGTTCTTCTGCGATTCGGGTTCGGTGGCGGTGGAAGTGGCCATGAAGCTGGCGATCCAGTACTGGCACAACCGAGGAGATCCGCAGAAGCAGCATTTTCTGACGATTCGCAACGGCTACCACGGCGATACCTTTGCGGCCATGGCGGTGTGTGACCCGGTGAACGGCATGCACCACCTGTTCCGCCACAGCCTGGTGGAGCAGTATTTTGCCGATGCGCCCCAGATTCCCTTTGAGGGGGTGTGGGAGGAGGGGGATATTGCCAGCTTTGAGGCAGTTTTGGCGCGCCACCATGGCGAAATCGCCGCCGCGATTTTTGAGCCAGTGGTGCAGGGGGCCGGGGGCATGCGAATTTACAGCCCGCAGTACGTGCGGCGGGCCAGGGAGCTGTGCGACGAGTACGGTGTGCTGCTGATTCTCGACGAAATCGCCACGGGCTTTGGCCGCACGGGCAAGCTATTTGCCTGCCAGTACGCTGGCATTACCCCAGACATCATGTGCATAGGCAAGGCCCTCACGGGCGGATTTATGTCCCTGGCGGCGACGCTAACCACCGGCCATATCAGCGAAACCTTTGCCCAGGGGGAAGCGGGAGTGTTTATGCACGGCCCCACCTTTATGGGCAACCCGCTGGCCTGCGCGGTGGCCTTGGAAAACCTGAACCTGTTGGCAAGCTATGACTGGGTCGCCAGGGTATGGGCTATAGAAGCTCAGCTCAAGCGGGAGCTAGCCCCCTGCCGCGACCTGCCGACGGTGAGGGATGTGCGGGTGCTGGGAGCAATCGGCGTGGTGGAGCTGCACGAGCCGGTGGATATGGCGGTGGTGCAGCCCCAGTTTGTGCAGCATGGAGTGTGGCTACGCCCCTTTGGTCGGCTGGTCTACACGATGCCGCCCTACATCATTGAGCCCGAGCAACTGCGGCAGATTACTCAGGCAATCTATGCAGTTCTGAGTCAAGAATAA